The Colias croceus chromosome 11, ilColCroc2.1 genome has a segment encoding these proteins:
- the LOC123695907 gene encoding ubiquitin carboxyl-terminal hydrolase nonstop isoform X1, whose protein sequence is MTYFFGHSSEQYHHIQSVTKLSRLLINHLKMNDTGCIHLNNFKAAKGTSPYRIVHAFFVSCTSFEARRYKATSCLCFACGQPGPRMHSCLHCIYFACYAGHMQEHSKIKKHFLYVDLSYGNVFCAQCQDYIYDRELTEIATTHRLKEAKALGMSVPFTPWIPNNNEAMALRRLRKRRMIGPHTTIGLRGLQNLGSTCFMNCIVQTLIHTPLLRDYFLGEKHKCKAQSSGKCLVCEVSKLFQEFYSGAKTPLTLHRLLHLIWTHARHLAGYEQQDAHEFFIATLDVLHRHCMNGVEDNGEKKENGRCNCIIDQIFTGGLQSDVVCTSCSGVSTTIDPFWDISLDVAGPSGSLQGCLERFTRAEHLGSAAKIKCSNCRAYRESTKQLTLETLPIVASFHLKRFEHSSQIDRKISTFVSFPDVLDMTPFMSSHRRAVDAADNNNAPDGIFEDNRYSLFAVVNHLGSLDAGHYTAYVRQMQGSWYKCDDHMITSASLKEVLDSEGYLLFYHKTVLEYDCDVP, encoded by the exons ATGACTTACTTTTTCGGACATTCAAGTGaacaat atcATCATATACAAAGTGTAACTAAGCTGAGCCGGTTATTAATAAACCACTTAAAAATGAATGATACAGGATGTatacatttaaacaattttaaagctGCGAAAGGCACAAGTCCATATCGGATTGTGCATGCATTTTTTGTTTCGTGCACATCCTTCGAAGCTAGAAGATACAAG GCTACATCATGTTTGTGTTTTGCATGTGGTCAGCCAGGACCAAGGATGCATTCCTGTCTTCACTGCATATACTTTGCCTGTTATGCCGGTCACATGCAAGAGCActctaaaatcaaaaaacattttctttatGTGGACTTGAGTTATGGAAACGTCTTTTGTGCACAATGCCAAGACTATATTTATGATAGAGAACTCACTGAAATTGCTACAACACATAGATTGAAAGAAGCAAA GGCTCTGGGTATGAGTGTACCCTTCACTCCCTGGATACCTAACAACAATGAGGCAATGGCTCTCCGTCGCTTACGGAAGAGGCGTATGATCGGCCCGCATACCACTATCGGCTTACGAGGTCTACAGAATCTTGGCTCCACCTGCTTCATGAATTGCATTGTTCAG ACGTTAATCCACACACCCCTGCTAAGAGATTACTTCCTCGGCGAGAAACACAAGTGTAAAGCGCAAAGTTCCGGGAAATGCCTCGTGTGCGAGGTATCGAAGCTGTTCCAG GAATTCTATTCTGGCGCCAAAACGCCTCTCACCCTACACCGTTTGTTACATCTAATATGGACTCACGCGCGCCACCTGGCGGGCTACGAGCAACAGGATGCGCACGAATTCTTCATTGCCACACTTGATGTGCTTCACAG gCATTGCATGAACGGAGTAGAAGATAACGGAGAGAAGAAGGAAAACGGCCGTTGCAACTGTATAATCGATCAAATATTCACAGGCGGGCTACAGAGTGACGTTGTATGCACTTCATGTTCCGGGGTTTCCACGACCATAGACCCCTTCTGGGATATAAGTCTCGATGTAGCTGGACCTTCTGGCTCTCTACAGGGTTGTCTCGAACGCTTCACCCGCGCGGAACATTTGGGTTCAGCCGCAAAAATCAAATGTTCAAACTGCAGAGCGTATCGGGAATCCACCAAACAACTCACCCTAGAAACTTTGCCGATAGTCGCCAGCTTTCATTTGAAAAGATTCGAGCATTCGTCGCAAATTGACAGGAAGATATCTACATTTGTCTCGTTTCCTGATGTTTTGGATATGACTCCGTTTATGTCGTCACATCGTAGGGCGGTGGATGCGGCTGATAATAATAATGCTCCAGATGGGATTTTCGAAGATAATAGATATTCTTTGTTCGCTGTGGTGAATCACTTGGGGTCTTTGGACGCGGGACATTATACTGCCTATGTGAGGCAGATGCAAGGAAGTTGGTATAAATGCGATGATCACATGATTACTAGCGCCTCGCTGAAGGAAGTGCTGGATAGTGAAGG GTACCTCCTCTTCTATCACAAAACAGTTCTGGAGTATGATTGCGACGTTCCATAA
- the LOC123695907 gene encoding ubiquitin carboxyl-terminal hydrolase nonstop isoform X2 → MNDTGCIHLNNFKAAKGTSPYRIVHAFFVSCTSFEARRYKATSCLCFACGQPGPRMHSCLHCIYFACYAGHMQEHSKIKKHFLYVDLSYGNVFCAQCQDYIYDRELTEIATTHRLKEAKALGMSVPFTPWIPNNNEAMALRRLRKRRMIGPHTTIGLRGLQNLGSTCFMNCIVQTLIHTPLLRDYFLGEKHKCKAQSSGKCLVCEVSKLFQEFYSGAKTPLTLHRLLHLIWTHARHLAGYEQQDAHEFFIATLDVLHRHCMNGVEDNGEKKENGRCNCIIDQIFTGGLQSDVVCTSCSGVSTTIDPFWDISLDVAGPSGSLQGCLERFTRAEHLGSAAKIKCSNCRAYRESTKQLTLETLPIVASFHLKRFEHSSQIDRKISTFVSFPDVLDMTPFMSSHRRAVDAADNNNAPDGIFEDNRYSLFAVVNHLGSLDAGHYTAYVRQMQGSWYKCDDHMITSASLKEVLDSEGYLLFYHKTVLEYDCDVP, encoded by the exons ATGAATGATACAGGATGTatacatttaaacaattttaaagctGCGAAAGGCACAAGTCCATATCGGATTGTGCATGCATTTTTTGTTTCGTGCACATCCTTCGAAGCTAGAAGATACAAG GCTACATCATGTTTGTGTTTTGCATGTGGTCAGCCAGGACCAAGGATGCATTCCTGTCTTCACTGCATATACTTTGCCTGTTATGCCGGTCACATGCAAGAGCActctaaaatcaaaaaacattttctttatGTGGACTTGAGTTATGGAAACGTCTTTTGTGCACAATGCCAAGACTATATTTATGATAGAGAACTCACTGAAATTGCTACAACACATAGATTGAAAGAAGCAAA GGCTCTGGGTATGAGTGTACCCTTCACTCCCTGGATACCTAACAACAATGAGGCAATGGCTCTCCGTCGCTTACGGAAGAGGCGTATGATCGGCCCGCATACCACTATCGGCTTACGAGGTCTACAGAATCTTGGCTCCACCTGCTTCATGAATTGCATTGTTCAG ACGTTAATCCACACACCCCTGCTAAGAGATTACTTCCTCGGCGAGAAACACAAGTGTAAAGCGCAAAGTTCCGGGAAATGCCTCGTGTGCGAGGTATCGAAGCTGTTCCAG GAATTCTATTCTGGCGCCAAAACGCCTCTCACCCTACACCGTTTGTTACATCTAATATGGACTCACGCGCGCCACCTGGCGGGCTACGAGCAACAGGATGCGCACGAATTCTTCATTGCCACACTTGATGTGCTTCACAG gCATTGCATGAACGGAGTAGAAGATAACGGAGAGAAGAAGGAAAACGGCCGTTGCAACTGTATAATCGATCAAATATTCACAGGCGGGCTACAGAGTGACGTTGTATGCACTTCATGTTCCGGGGTTTCCACGACCATAGACCCCTTCTGGGATATAAGTCTCGATGTAGCTGGACCTTCTGGCTCTCTACAGGGTTGTCTCGAACGCTTCACCCGCGCGGAACATTTGGGTTCAGCCGCAAAAATCAAATGTTCAAACTGCAGAGCGTATCGGGAATCCACCAAACAACTCACCCTAGAAACTTTGCCGATAGTCGCCAGCTTTCATTTGAAAAGATTCGAGCATTCGTCGCAAATTGACAGGAAGATATCTACATTTGTCTCGTTTCCTGATGTTTTGGATATGACTCCGTTTATGTCGTCACATCGTAGGGCGGTGGATGCGGCTGATAATAATAATGCTCCAGATGGGATTTTCGAAGATAATAGATATTCTTTGTTCGCTGTGGTGAATCACTTGGGGTCTTTGGACGCGGGACATTATACTGCCTATGTGAGGCAGATGCAAGGAAGTTGGTATAAATGCGATGATCACATGATTACTAGCGCCTCGCTGAAGGAAGTGCTGGATAGTGAAGG GTACCTCCTCTTCTATCACAAAACAGTTCTGGAGTATGATTGCGACGTTCCATAA